The genomic interval ACGACCAGGACGAGGAGAACGTCGACATCGTGATGATGGCGACGATGGCCCAGTTCAAGCGCCTGGCCGACAAACTCGACGGCCAGCCCTACGGCCTCTCGACGTTCGCGGACGAACTCCGGGGGGCGCTTGACATCCAGCAACCCACCACGGACCACGACTACCCCTGGAGCGACGGCACCGCGGTCATGGGCATCCTCAACATCACGCCGGACTCCTTCCACGACGGCGGCGAGTACAACGCAGTCGAGGACGCCGTCGGCCGCGCCGAGGCGATGATCGAGGCGGGTGTCGACATCCTCGACATCGGCGGGGAGTCGACCCGGCCCGGCGCCGACGTGGTGCCCGCCGAGGCGGAACGCGAGCGGGTCGTCCCGGTCGTCGAGGCGCTTGCGGACCACGACGTAGCGCTGTCGGTCGACACCCGGAAGGCGAGCGTCGCACGGGCGGCGCTGGACGCCGGCGCGGACATCCTCAACGATGTCTCCGGGCTGGCGGACCCCGAGATGCGCCTGGTCGCCGCCGAGTACGACGTGCCCGTCGTCGTGATGCACTCGATCGAGGTGCCGGTCGACCCCGACAGCGACATCCACTACGACGACGTGGTCACCGACTGCATCGACGCCCTCACCGAGCGAGTCCTGCTGGCCGAGAAGGCCGGCCTGGACCGCGAGCAGATCGTCGTCGACCCCGGCGTCGGCTTCGGGAAGTCCGCCGCCGAGAGCTTCGAACTGCTCGACCGACTCGACGAGTTCCAGGCGCTTGGCTGTCCGGTGCTGGTCGGGCACTCCCACAAGTCCCTCTTTGGCCTGATCGGGCAGGACGCCGACGAACGCGAGCACGCGACCGTCGCCGCGACGGCACTGGCCACAGAGCGCGGGGCCGACATCGTCCGCGTCCACGACGTGCCCGAGAACGTCGCCGCCGTCAACGTCGTCGAGGCGGCCGACGATCCGAGTCGGTTCGGCGCGGAGTGAGACTGTCACCGCTTGTCAGGGCTCCACAAGAGCTATTCGTCGCTGTCGAGAGCGCGGCGTATGGACGAGGACCAGCGCGAGACCGTCCGGACGGGCTACGACGACATCGCCGCGACGTACACGGCCGAACGCGACGGGGACGGCCGCGAACGACGCCTCCTCACGGACCTGTCCGCGGCGCTACCGGCCGGAAGCCGCGTGCTCGACGCCGGCTGTGGCGCCGGGACGCCCGCCCTCGATGTCGTCGTCGGCGACCACGCGGTGACCGGATTGGACATCTCCCGCGAGCAGTTGCGCTCGGCCGGGGCGCGACTCCCCGACTCACTGTTCTGTCAGGGCGACCTCGCGGCGCTACCGTTCGTCGACGACACCTTCGACGCCCTCGTCTCCCTGCACGCGGTCATCCACGTCCCGCGGGCCGAACACGCCGCCGTCTTCGCCGAGTTCGAACGTGTCCTCGCACCCGGCGGCCGGCTGCTGGCCGCGCTGGGCAACGAGGAGTGGGAGGGGAACAACGACGACTGGCTCGACACCGGCACCGAGATGGCCTGGAGTTTCCACGGCCGCGAGCGCAACCGCGAACTGCTGACCGACGCCGGCTTCACGGTCACCGATGTCGAAGTCGTCGACGACGAACTGGGCGGGGCCTTCGCCTTCTTTCGGGCGCGAGCCTGATCGGCCGCCGTCGACGACCGTTCACTCCCCGTCGACCGGCGTCTCGACGACCTCCGACTCCGTCTCGGTGACCCTGATCCCCTTCGAGGCGAGGTGGCGCATCTGCCGGCGGACGAAGTCCTCCTCGGTCGTTCCCCGCGTCGCCAGCACGACCATCCGGGCGTCACCGGCCGGCCGCATCGTCCGCCCGGCCCGCTGGGCGCCCTGGCGGCGCGACCCGCCCAGTCCCGAGGCGACAACGGCCAGTTCCGCGTCGGGCAGGTCGATCCCCTCGTCGCCGACCCGCGAGACGAGCAGCGTGTCCCGTTCGCTGCGGCGGAACTCGTCGAACAGTTTCTCCCGGCGGGCGTGGGGCATCTCGCCGCTGACGAAGGGAACGTCGAGGGCCTCGCTGATCGCCTCGCCCTGGTCGAGATACTCCACGAAGAGCAGCGCCTTCGCCGCAGGGTGTTGTTCGAGCGTGTAGCGGATCTCGTCGATCTTCCCGGTGTTCTCGGCGGCAGCCTGCCGGCGACCGTGGCCCGAGGTGGTTGCGTACTCGCTGCGTTCGGTGTCGCTGCCCCACGGGACGAGGCGGATCTCGACCTCCGGTTCGGCGACGTACCCCTCGTCGAACAGTTTGCCCCAGTCGGTGCCGATGGGTGGCCCGACGAGCGTGAATATCTCCTCCTCGTCGTCGCTCTCGCGGGTCGGCGTCGCGGTCAGCCCGAGCCGGTGTTTCGTCTGGAGGTCCGCGCTCCGCCGGTGGATCGGGCTGGGGACGTGATGGACCTCGTCGTAGACGATCAGCCCCCACTTGCGCTGGTCGAACAGTTTCCGGTGGCGGTCCATCCCGGCGGTCCGGTAGGTGGCGATGGTCACCGGCTCGATCGACTTCTCGCCGCCGTGGTACTCGCCGATGTCGTCGTCGGTCAGTGTGGTGTGACGGACCAGTTCGCCGCGCCACTGGGTCGCGAGTTCGCGCGAGGGAACCAGAATGAGCGTCTCGCCGCCGACGGCTGCCATCGCGCCCATCGCGGCGACGGTCTTGCCCGACCCCGGCGGGCCGACGAACACCCCCGACCCCTGGTCG from Haloarcula pelagica carries:
- a CDS encoding class I SAM-dependent methyltransferase; amino-acid sequence: MDEDQRETVRTGYDDIAATYTAERDGDGRERRLLTDLSAALPAGSRVLDAGCGAGTPALDVVVGDHAVTGLDISREQLRSAGARLPDSLFCQGDLAALPFVDDTFDALVSLHAVIHVPRAEHAAVFAEFERVLAPGGRLLAALGNEEWEGNNDDWLDTGTEMAWSFHGRERNRELLTDAGFTVTDVEVVDDELGGAFAFFRARA
- a CDS encoding DEAD/DEAH box helicase encodes the protein MTTDETAGAGPPAEESPADDADTDREDDRPLELDAVYDAIDAVGRPHLTATELSRKTDLTPEAAREALETLAAEGDIQRQDVADIESVWYPTDLAEVTDRERVVLFPDRREIVVEHPHQFTRAQLSQFARLQDTNRSGGYVYELREEDIWAAPHESLDELLSTMRDVLGERSPHLEEWVTSQWERARKFRLYTHEDGYVVLEAENDDLMGNVARQKLDDDLLRAPISDAESWVNADATAQVKRTLYEAGYPVRDDRELETGDALEMELRLRLRDYQADWVERFTDQGSGVFVGPPGSGKTVAAMGAMAAVGGETLILVPSRELATQWRGELVRHTTLTDDDIGEYHGGEKSIEPVTIATYRTAGMDRHRKLFDQRKWGLIVYDEVHHVPSPIHRRSADLQTKHRLGLTATPTRESDDEEEIFTLVGPPIGTDWGKLFDEGYVAEPEVEIRLVPWGSDTERSEYATTSGHGRRQAAAENTGKIDEIRYTLEQHPAAKALLFVEYLDQGEAISEALDVPFVSGEMPHARREKLFDEFRRSERDTLLVSRVGDEGIDLPDAELAVVASGLGGSRRQGAQRAGRTMRPAGDARMVVLATRGTTEEDFVRRQMRHLASKGIRVTETESEVVETPVDGE